ACACTCAATGTTTATCCTGAACCAGACGCATACACAGGGCAAAAAGCTAAAGTTCAAGGCTTTGTCATCCATCCCCCAGATTTAAGTAAAGAATATGTGTTTTTAGCCAAATTTGTTCTTTCATGCTGTGCTGCGGATGCTTACCCTGTAGGATTACCTGTAAAATTGCCCGCCAGTCAAGAACAGTACGCCCCTGATACCTGGTTAGAAGTTGAAGGACAAATGGCGACAGACAATCTCAGCGGAAAACGCCAACTCACCATTGTGGCTAACTCCGTCAAAAAGATTCCCCAACCTCAAAATCCCTATAGTTATTAGTGATTTGTTATTTGTCATTTGCTAATGACCATTGACCATTGACTAATGACCATTGACTATTGACTAATTACCAATGACTAGTAAAACCCTTATCCAACCATTAGACCGTGTAGCGATCGCCTTGATGCTACTGCTGAGTTTGTTGATTGGTTTTATCATCCTACAAGGTGATGTTGTTTCCCCCCGTGTCCGCAACTTTACTTGGCAAAATCAGCAAATTGGTTCAGAAGATATTGCTTTTAGCCTCACCTTTAGCCGTCCAATGGATACAAAAAGCGTTGAGGATAACTTAAAAATTGAGCCGCCCTTAGCAGGAAAATTTAGTTGGGCAGGTAGACGGGTGGTCTATACATTATTAACACCAGCCCCTTACGGTACGAACTATAAAGTACAGTTACAACAAGCAAAAGATAAATTTGCCCAGAAAGAAAGTAAATCTAAAGTTATACAGCCTTTTGTTGGTAGTTTTCGTACCCGCGATCGCGTCATTATTTATATAGGAGCTAACCCCGAAGAACAAGGCCAGTTAATTCTTTACAACTTAACTCAAGAGCAAAAAAAGGTACTTACCCCCAAAGACATCACAGTGATGGACTTTAAAGCATTTCCAGATGGGGAAAAAATCTTATTTTCGGCTCGTACTACCAACAACGAAGATTTACTCTCCGCCCAGTTGTACACAGTCACCACAGGAATTGCCGACAAGTCTGACCAAAAACCAGAAGCAGCCGCTAAAGTTGACTTAATTTTAGATAATAAAGATTATCAAAACCTAAAATTTGACTTATCACCAGACGGACAAACTATCGTCGTCCAACGTGGTAATAAAAATAATCCTGGTGACTTTGGGTTGTGGTATATGCCCACCACCTGGGATAAATCAGGCAAACAACCTACTCCCCAACGCTTACAAAGCCAACCAGGGGGAGATTTTATGATTACTCCTGATAGTAAAGCCGTTGCCGTTGCCCAAGGTCAAGGCGCGGCGATATTGCCACTACAAGCCGATGCGAGTAAACCCCTAGACTTTTTGCCGCAATTTGGTCTAGTACAAGCTTTCTCTAAAGATGGCTCTCAAGCGGCAATGGTCAAATTTAACACCGATTACACACGAGATTTATTTTTAGTCACTAACCAAGGTATCCAAAAACCTTTGTTAAAAACTACAGGCTCAATTATCAATTGCCAATTTGATCCGGCTTCACCCACCCTCTATTGCTTGCTGACACAGTTAATCACCCAAGCAGAATATGTAGAGCAACCTTATTTAGTCGCCATCAATCTGACAACTGGACAACAAAAACCGCTGCTAGTTTTACCAGTTGATCAGCGGAACGTGGAAATGAGTTTATCACCAGATGGGCTAGGTTTGTTATTTGACCAAGTAGTAGCCCAACCAGAGAACGCGCAAACATCTGCCAATAGTTTAAAAACAGATGACGGTGAAGCAATCACCACTAGCAGTCTGTGGTTAATGCCACTGTTACCGATCGCTGATGCAGCAGTCACCACAATTAAACCAGAAAAGCTACCTTTAATTGGCTTCCATCCCCGTTGGTTGCCTTAAAGATGAGTGTTAAGTGCTGAGTTAAAAAGACGTTGCAATGCAACGTCTTTAAATTTTAATTACTGTATTAAAATTTGACGGCTTAAAATGCTCATTACCTCATCGGGATTACCTGTTGGTTGCAGTGGACTCCAATCTCCCACACTGGCGTAGCCGATAACTTGCAAATAGTGAATTGTACTAGTGACAGCTTTGGGTGAACCAATCAGCAAATGTTTAATTGGCTCCCGGTAAGGAAATATTTGTTGAGAAATTTGCTGGCGATCAAGAGAGGGTAAATTTTGTCTTAAGAACTGGGCTATTTGAGATTGGGCGAAGTTGAGTAATTGTGCCATCATGATGTTGAAACTCCTTTATTTGGGTTTTGATAAAAGCGATCGCTCTCTTCTTGCCAGAACCAGACGATCGCTTTTATTTATTTTGGGGTTTAGATCAGGGCGATCGTTTTGTTCTTTGGGGAACTGGGCGATCGCCTTTATCATGTCTTTTAATATAATGTATAAATTTATACTTGTTAATTGTTAATACAAAGATTTTTGTTAACAATTTGCTAGTTTTTACAGAGACAAATTATGTTGCATCAGAGTAATCTTAGTAAGACTACCTAACAGAATTACTGCAATTGTGAACAGTTATTTAATTTAGATAAAGTTGATAATTTGGCTAAGTGCAATTACTAAATGAATATAGGATTTTGTATTGATTACTAACGACAAGGTTTCATGTAGTGACGACAAGGTTCTGATTACTAACAACAAGGTTCTGTGTCGTGACGACAAGGTTCTGATTACTAACGACAAGGTTTCGTGTCGTGACGACAAGGTTGTGATTACTAACGACAGGGTTTCGTGTAGTAACGACAGAGTTCTGATTACTAACGACAAGGTTTTGTGTTGTGGAAAAATTTAGCTCTGCGACTTCTCTAATAATTTAAGGAGCTTTTTGTGTAAGAGCGATCGCAATTATGTAAAAACCAACATTATCAAAATTACTTGTACAAAGCATAAATCTAAATTTTTGCTTGAAATTGCGTAATTTCAAGCTGAATTGCTGTGTTGTTAAATAAGTAGGATGCACCTAAATTAAAGTAGCATATGGAACCTTTAACTACTGCGGCGATCGCACTTGGCTCTGTAGTCGCCACCAAAGCCTTAGAAAGAACTGGTGACAAGATAATTATGGCGGAATAACTTGGTTTAATGACAGAGCAAGTAATCTCGCGGCTGAAGTATTGAGTTTTTTTGTTCAACTTGGTTTGGAAATTCCCCAAGAACAAAGCGGAAGACTGTTAACCCTGAGAGAACAAGTTGCTTAGTGTTGGTTGCAATATCCCCAAGCTGACTTACCTATATTAATTGTTTTTGATGATGTCACTAGCTTAGACAACCTGGGCGAAGTTGTTCCCAGCGATAACCGTTTTCGTGTTTTAGTGACAACTCGCCTGCGAAATTTAGATCCAAACTTTATTCAAGAAATTTCCTTAGATGTTCTCTCACCAGATAAAGCATTAGAACTGTTAAAAAAATTGTTGGGGAAAGACAAGCGAGTAGACAACCAACAACAAGCCGCAGACGCAATATGTGAAGTTCTAGAATATTTGCCTTTGGGGATAGAGTTAGTCGGTGCTTATTTAGCACAAGACCCGGATTTACATCTATATATAATGTTGGAGCGATTGCAACAACGCAAGTTAGCCGAAGCAGCACTACAAGACAGAGAAACACTCAACTCAACACAACTGGGAGTGAAAGCCGCCTTTGCTTTAACTTGGGAAGAACTTGAACCACCGACGCAACAACTAGGCAAATTTTTAAGTTTATTTGCGCCCCAGTCTATTTTATGGAATTTGGTGATGTGGGTGGCGACTGGTGGAGATGATGAAGATGACCCCTCTCCAAACCTCTCCCCCCGTGGGGGCTACGGTGTACACACAAGTACTATCTGCAAGGGTTTCAGGCGTTATAGACCCCTTAAATTGTCATTACGAGCGCAGCGACAGCGAAGCGAAGTAATCGCATAATCTTGTAGTTTTGGCGATTGCTTCGTCGTTCCTCCTCGCAATGACAGGTTTTCAAAGCGATCGCAAAACCGAAAGCTAGACGATGAAACCAAACGTTAGGTAAGATTTCAAGACTTGTGTGTACACCGTAGCCCGTGGGGGAGAGGCTTTGATTTCCCCATTCCCTCATAGGGAATGGGGACTAGGGTTAGGTTTATCATCAGATGAAAACAATGATTCCTCTTCAAACGTTTCCTCAACAGAAACAGAAGCTTTAATTCCCCCATTCCCTTGTAGGGAAGGGGGGCTAGGGGGGTTAGGTTTATCACCAGATGAAATAAACGAAGCCAAAAAACAACTCTACAAACGTCACTTACTGCAACAGGTAGAAGATAGCGAAGGATATTATAAAATTCATACCTTAGTGCGGTGGTTTTTGCAAGAACAGTTAGCCAACGCTGGTGAGATAAAGCTGGTTTTAGAAACCACCTTCGCTACTGCAATGATAACCGTTGCTCAAAGCCTTCCACACCCAACAACGTCTCAGGATATCGAACGTGTTAAGGGTGTTATTCCCCACATTGAAGACTTGGGAGAACGAATAATTGCAGAGGTAAACCAAGCAAGAGAACAACAAATAAATTCCCCAGCATCAGTACCTAATGATGAAGTAATTTGGGTGTTTGTGGGAGTAGCAACATTTTATAAGGGACAAGGAATATATCAATTAGCAGAAGATTGGTATAAAGAATGCGTCAAAGTTTGCCAAGCTTTATTTTCAGGTGATCATTTCTACGTCGCAACTAGCTTGAACAATTTAGCTGCATTTTACAATAGCCAAGGGCGGTACAGCAAAGCCGAACCTCTGTACATCGAAGCCTTGGGGATGTACAAGCAGTTATTCACAGGCGATCATCCCTATGTCGCTACTAGCTTAAACAATTTAGCTTTCCTCTACAATAACCAAGGGCGGTACAGTGAAGCTGAAACACTGTACATCAAAGCCTTGGCGATGAGAAAACGGTTATTCACAGGAGATCATCTCGATGTCGCTATAAGCTTGAACAATTTAGCCCTACTCTACCGTAGCCAAAGACGGTACAGCGAAGCCGAACCTCTGTTAATTAAAGCCTTGGCAATGAGAAAGCGGTTATTCATAGGCGACCATCCCTATGTCGCCACCAGCTTAAACAATTTAGCTTACCTCTACGATAGCCAAGGGCGGTACAGCGAAGCCGAACCACTGTTCATCAAAGCCTTGGCGATGAGAAAGCGTATATTCACAGGCGATCATCCCGATGTCGCCTCTAGCTTGAACAATTTAGCTGCACTCTACAATAGCCAATTGCGGTACAGCCAAGCCGAACCTCTGTACATTGAAGCCTTAGCAATGTACAAGCGGTTATTCACAGGCGATCATCCCAATGTCGCTACTAGCTTGAACAATTTAGCTTACTTCTACAAAAGCCAAGGGCGGTACAGCGAAGCCGAACCCTTGTACATCGAAGCCTTGGCGATGTTGCAACGAGTCTTAGGGGATAATCATCCCCTTACAGTGACAGTGAGAAACAATCTGGCAAGTCTGCAACGCCAGTTAACTCCCGTTCCTATTTGGCAACGGTGGTTAGGTAAGTTTTTCCAATTATTATTAGTAATATTAAGATTACCGTTTTATTTATTGTGGCAACTAGCTAAAAAAATAATAAAATTAATTAGTAATTCGTAATCTCTCTTTAATCATATCCAGTCCACGCAATCACTTATAATATGTCCGCCGCGAGTGCAACGAAGTGGAACGACGCGATCGCAAAAACTCTGCAATTACTTTACTTTGCTATCGCTACCTTCGGATAAATTTTCAACTTTGAATTGGTTGCACACTCAGGCGATAACCAAGATGATGCAGAATAAGGCTGATGGTTCGCAGTTCGGGGTTGCCTTCTGGTGACAAAATTCGGTAAAGATTCTGGTGGTTCAAACCCGTTTTTTCTGCAAGGCGCGTCATCCCCTCCTGTGCTTCCACCACGTTTCGCAGTGCTTCCAGAAAAAACGCAATATCGCCATCCTGCTCGTACTCTTCAAGAGCAACGTCCAGGTAAGCCTTTGCCATTTCCGGGTTCTGCATCTGCTCAAACACAATCTCGTCATGGTTTCTCAGTTTCTTGGTCATCCTGTTCCTCCTGATAAGCCTCCCAATATTTTTTAGCTTTTTCTATGTCTTTATCTTGGCTATCCTTGTCGCCACCACACAGGAGAATTACCAGATCATTCGCAGATTCTCCAAAGTAAACGCGGTAGCCACTGCCGAAGAAAAACCTCAGTTCAAGCACGCCATCTCCAACTGACTTGAAATCCCCGTAATTGCCCTGCTTAAGTCGCTCTATCCGTCGGATTATCCTTGAACGGATCGTGTAGTCCTTCAAGTTTTCTAACCATTCGGTGTACGGCTCCTTACCATCTTCTGTAGCGTATACTTTCAGAGTTTTTTGACGAACGATATCAGCCATAGTTTAATTATAAAACGTAGCTTGAAAGTAGAAAATAGATAGTTGTAGATGCAGCGATCGCTCTTATCAAAAATAAAGATACGATAGTTTTGCGCTAGGCGATCGCTCTTATCAAAAATAAGGAAGCATAGGGGAGCATCGTCGTAGACATTGCCAAAACTTTTCTCAACGACAACGCCTCATCACTCTGATAACATAGATAAAAGTTCAACTGAACTACCAAAGTTATGAGCAACATTAATATTTCTTTGCCTGAATCAATGAAAGCTTTTGTTGAGGAACAAGTTACCAAAGGTTGCTACGGTTCAGTAAGCGAATATTTACAAGCATTAATCAGTAAAGACCAAAAACGCCAGACACAAGAACACATAGAAGAACTTCTGATTGCTGGACTTGAAAGTGGAGAAGCAATAGAAGTGAATGACGAATGGTGGGAACAAAAACGCACACACTTAATGAATAAGCTGTATGAAGAAAAATAATGACAAAACAGATAGTCATTACACCGAAAGCAAGTTTAGATATTGATGAGTGTTTTGCTTACATTGCTCAACAAAATCCCAACACGGCGCTGTTATTTTTTGACTCTGTCAGAGAAACATTTGCACAGTTAGCTAGAATGCCTGGAATGGGTAGTCGTTATCCTGTAGAAAATGTTCGTTTACAAGGTTTACGTAAATGGCTGTTAAAGGATTTAAAAAGTATCTAATTTTTTACTTTGAGCAAGATGAAAGTATTAATATTGTACGAATTATCTATGCAGGGCAAGATATAGAAAATATATTAGAAAAAGAATGAAATTAAGCGATCGCTCTCATCAATGATCAAGAACCGATGGTTTTGTGGTAGGCGATCGCTCAAATTATATAAATTCCTGTTCATGTAGTGTCTACATTTTTGCTCTATCAAAAATATCAGGTGCGATCGCATTCAAAGCCTGAAATCCAAATTATTTTACTTTTTTTAGTAAATGCGATCGCTCAAATTATTACCCCTACACCCTCATACCCCTAATTCCCCTGTAGTCTCACACCCCTGTTCCCTTAAAAGCAAGGTGTTTGGTAAATTATATACAGCGCAGATATTTATCTAGCGCCTGAATTCTTGCCAGGCAGCTGTTACTACCAAAGATTGTTCACCCAAACCAAACTAGATACTACCTTTGTCCAGCATCTATGCTGAAGTCCGTACACAGTAACATTTGGCATCAAAACCTCATCCAGTCTCAGGTTGACGGTTTATCAGGTCATAATGTTATAACGTCATCAGTTCTAGATACAAAATGGGAACACTAGCTCATGACTAGTGACTCATGCTTGGGAAAAATTCAACTTAGTTACTAAATCTAACGCCGAGTGAACAAAGTTGATGAGCAATGCTTAATGTTGCACTGCTGAGTATCTTTAGGTGGGTGGGTCAAGAGTGATGAATGAAGCTGACACCTCAAACAACAGGGCTGTGATGGAATCTCTCAATTCTGCTAATTCGCCACAACCAGAGCCGACAAGCTGTCCTTTTTATGCGGTTGTGCCTTCTGAAAATCTGGCTATCAGGCAATTGCCACTCCTCAAACCAGCAGAAGAAAAACAACAAGAGTTGCCAAATCCTCAATCTACGGAAAATGTTACCCCAGAAGAATGGGTGGCAGAACCAGATAGTGGAAAACAAGCCGTAATTGATGATGAATTTCAGAAACTGCTGGTGTTAAATGAAGAACTGCGTGCAGCTAACAATGAATTGTACGAACAGGTCGAACATCTTAAAGATGACTTAGCAGAGTCGGAAAAAGCTTTGCAGTGGCAGAAAAGGCGCTCCAGTGTCACTGAATCAATGCTCAACCAACAAGCTCAAGAACTGATTGCAGCTCAAGAACAAATTCAGTCCCTCTTTCAACAGTTAGACACCACTACACAAACTGTTCAACGTCAAGAAACTCTGATCGAAACTTATAAAGCACAGCTACAAATTAGTCAGCAACGTCTTGCTCAGTTAGAACGGGAATGTGCTTTATTGCAAACTAATTATCATGAACAGTCTCAACAAGTGTTGCAGTCAGAAACTACTTGTCGAGAGTTGCGTACTCGGCTGATGCGCCAACAGCGCCAAACCCTGCAATTTAAGGCAGCTTTAGAAAAATGTCTAGAACCACCAGCTGTCAACGACGACTCTTCAGAGGAGACAGGAAATAATACTGCTAATAGCACTACTAAGCAAAGTAGATTTTCTAGAAAAGCGCGATCGCTATTTCCTAACGTACAGCCAATTAGACCTTGGTCAGCCGAACCAGAATCTCCTTCCGAAAATGTAGCTCATTCTTGGGGTGAATCTTCAGTACCACCTGCATCCAGCCATAGTAACCCGACTCCCCAACCTTCATCTCCTTGGAATTGGCCGACTCAAGAAGAAACATCTGCACCAACAGAACCGGATACTTTCGCAGAAATAGAAGATGAGCCAATCACATCAGAAACGGTTTCATCAGGAGAGTCTTCAGCCAAATTAGATGAGCAAATAGATAGTCTCATCCAAATGTTTTTTGCTTCCCAACCGGGAACTTCACCTGTGACTAGTGAAACCAATGTCACCAGTAATCAAGGTGAAAAACCTTTATGGGAGACTTGGGAAACAAATGAAGCACAATCAGAAACTACCCTAGAGCAGCAATTAGAAGCATTATCAACAGAAAATAATGCGCCAATTACTGTATCTAGTTCAGTAATTGAAGAGTCAACAATTTTACCAGAAAATAATTTACCAATTTCTTTTACTGTGCCGTTGACCAAAAAGACAACGGAAGAACCAGAAAATTTCTGGTTAGAAACTACACCAGAAAATACTGAGGAATTGCCAGAAACAGATTTGTCTCAAGACACATCTGGTGACTATAGCAATGATCCTCAATCACCGTCACCAGTTGTTTATCCTCAGCGTCCACCCAAGGGACGTAAATCTTTGGCATCAGTAGAATTACCAAATTTTCGCCCCAATAGCCAAACTTAGAAGGTGAAAGGTCTTGTGGTGTCTCAGTTTGACCATTGACCTAAATACCTTGGCTATTTGGGCTGAAATAGTCTAAAAAGGCGTTGTTGCGTGAATAGGCAAAATGGTAAATTTACTTATAGCCGATGTTTTCGAGCCGCCTAACCCTGCATATGAAGACGAAAGCCCAGTACAAAGTTAAGAATTGGAACGCTTATGATGCTGCCCTCAAGCAACGAGGCAGTATAACTTTTTGGGTGAACGAAGAAATCATCGAGCAGTGGCGCAATCAGCAAAAAACCGGGAAAAAGGGGGCATCGAATCATTACAGTGATGTGGCAATCGCCACTATGGGAACAATCCAATCGGTGTTTCATTTACCAGGGCGACAAGCAGAGGGGTTTTTAGAATCGCTGTTCACGCTCATGGGAATTGAGCTAGAAGTACCAGACCATTCCACGCTGTCTCGTCGTTTGAGCAAGTTGTCTGTGGAACTACCAGTTATCCCAAAAGACAAAGCTGTTCATGTGGTAGTGGATTCAACTGGTGTAAAAGTCTATGGTGAAGGTGAGTGGAAAGTCCGCACACATGGAGTAGGAAAACGACGGACGTGGAGGAAGTTGCATCTAGGCGTTGACTGTGAAAGCGGCGAAATTCTGGGTGCGGTGGTGACTACTAATGATATGGCTGATTGCGAGGTACTGCCTGACATATTGGAGCAGATTGAGCAACCGATAGAACAAGTATCTGGTGATGGTGGCTATGATACAAAAGGTTGTTACGACACCATTTCACAACACGGGGCCAAAGCCATAATTCCACCGCGTAGCAACGCCAAAATCCAACAACACACCAACAATGAAACACACTTCCATCCCAGAGATGAAAATCTGCGACGAGTGAATCAAGTTGGGCGCAAGCAATGGAAACAAGAGAGTGGATATCATCGCCGTTCATTATCCGAGACAGCTATATTTCGACTCAAAACCATTTTTGGTGGTAAGTTACGACGACGCTTTTTTAACAATCAAGCTGTCGAGCTATTTCTACAGTGTGCCGCCCTTAACCGCATGATCCAGTTGGGCAAGCCAGACAGTTACAAAGTAGACAACTAACTTCTGTTCTAGTACCAGATTGGTGTGTCTTTTTTTTCTTTCATGCAACAAAGCCGTCTAAAAATATAATTTCTGTGGTGTAGGCACTGGACGGACTAGTACAGTTCGGCGTAAATAAACAGACCATCTGGAATTGCGAAAAGGCTTAGTATCACTATTCTTTCTTTTTCCTTTTGACTTTTTACTTTTGCCTTGTTGTACTAGAAACCCATTGACTTACGAATTACGAATTGGTATTACTGCTTCTGTTTTGACTGTGGATATTTGATTGAGCGATCGCGGTTTACCTGTAGTAATTACGTAGCGAAGTGCTAACAATTGTAACCATAATGCGGGATTGCGGGGTTCTAACCAAGGTTGAATTCGGGTGAGAAAGCTGGGGAACCAAGAACTCAGTAATATCTTTACTAGGGCATTGCTACTAAAGTTAAAATAACTACCCAGCCATCTGAATAAATCTCTAGGGCCAGCCAGTTCCCAAATCCACAATAATAAGGCGGGGTTTTTGCGGGCGGCTTTGAGTGCTAGGCGGTTGAAGGTAAACCAATCGCATCTATCTTTGATGAAATTATCTGCAACCTCTGGCGGTTCACTAGCTAATAGCCCAAAGAAAGTATTCAGCATTGAGTTAATGCGCTGGGGAGGAAGGAATTTCCCAGTTGGAACCATCATCCCTTTAGAAAATAGCCAAGTTACTGAAACATTGCTTTGATAAGCCCGAATTTGGTTTAAGTGACGGAAACTCAATAAGTCATGCTGGAGTGCGGTATCTAACAAAGTTGTTAAGCGTTCTAAGTTACGCACCAAAGAACCAAAACCTGTAAACACAAGGGGAGATTGGAGAGATGCAGCATCACCGATCGCAATTAATCTATCAACAGCAACTTGGCGATCGCTACTACTTACACTAAAATGCCCCGGTATATATCCAAATGTCGGCTTTTTCCACACCAGTTTATCCAGATCGCAGCGGCGATACTCTGGCAAAATTGTGAAAAAGTCCTCGTACATCTCTAGCAGAGAACCGGGATTATCTGGATGGACTTCGTGGTAGTGAAATAAATAAATCGTTAGTTCCTCACCCGCACCGGGAAACAATTCCCAAATCAATTGTCTCCCCCGCGAAATATCACCGTGACTGTACAGCACATCACCATACTGGGAATCCCAAACTTGTGGCTCAAATCCACCATCAACAACTGCACCCACTGTGGGACAAACACTATCAAAAGCCCGACCACCATTTAATTGCCATGCAATGGGCGAAGCGGTTCCCATTGCATCGACTAATAACCGTCCAGTTACTTGCTTATCTCCTTGGGTGGGTAAATGCTTGACTGTAATCACAACTTGTGAATTATCAATATCCGCACGAATAAATTCGGTTTCGTCCCAGATATCACCGCCAGCCGCCCGCAGCTTTTGTCCGCACATTTGCAGCCATTTTTCTGAGTCAAGGGCAATATTTAAGACTGTGGGAGTGTGAAGAATAGGCGATCGCAATTTCGGCGGATTATTCCCATCAAAAAATTTGTTAAATCCGTCTTTGTATTCTCTGACAATAATGCTTTCTAACTCGCTGGATGTCACCAAACCCAGATTGAGTAAGCTTTGTAATTCATCACGCGAAATATTCCATTCGCGGTTCATCTTACCAAAAGGTAAACGTTCCACCAACAATACTTTATATCCCAGTTTAGCCATCACTGCCGCGTGGACTGCCCCTAATGCGCCACCGATGTAAATCAAATCGTAATCTAATTTGGAATTTGGGACTTGAGATTTGGGATTGGAAAAAACTACCTGACGCGGTTCTTGGGGATGACGCACACCTTCGCGCCAGCGTTGTTCCCACCAATAGGCGCGTGTGAGGTCGTATTCGCCATGCGGCATTTTTTGGAAATATTTAACCGTGAGTGGGTAATCGGTTGCTAACGCCTCAAAAATTGATTGTTGGGATAAATCAATTGCTGGTGGCTGGGGGTACTGATGGGGAAAGCGTTGTCTGATTTCTGTCTTGAGACGTAGCAAAATCTCCTTCTCTTGAGGGAAAGGCTGATCTGCCCAACGGAAGACCTTTAAATAAGTAGTTCTCTGGACAGACCACACAAAAATTGAAATTTCTGTCGGTAATTTTTCGGAAATAGTCTGCTCAGATGCTGTATAGTCTGTAGGTAATTTCAGGCAGAAGCCGTCTGGAGTCAGTGATTTTATGCCAATTCCTGGTTGAAAATCCACTTGTAGCCATTGACGCACCGCTACTGTATCTGGAATTGGTACTTCTAAATAGAGGACTTCTTTCATGTTTCCTTGACATCTCCGCTTAAAATACTCATTTCGACAGATTTATTAATGGCAAAAATTCTTGTACACTCCGCCCTATTACTCAAATAAAGATTCTGTAAAGAACTTTTAATAATTTGTCAAATTTTTTTTCTCATTTTGTAACTTTGTAAACCCACGCCATGAATTATCCCATTCCAGATAGCCCTCAAGACATTCTTGCGTTACAACAAAAGCCCATTGATGAAGAACTTGTAGCTTCAGCGATCGCCGGAGTAATTAAAATTGTCCGTTCTCAAGGTAAATCTTTGGATGACTTAACAGCCCAAATCCTCGAAGACGATCAATTGTTAGATCGGCAGCAGCGACGTTGGCTGAGTCAATTGCTGGCTCAAGCCTGGGAAAGTTTTACTTGAGGAGGCAGAAGGCAGAAGGCAGGAGGCAGAAGGCAGAAGGTGGGAGGAATAGAAGCTTCTACTCAGCACTCCTTATAAGAATACTTTGCTGTTAACTGA
This window of the Nostoc sp. HK-01 genome carries:
- a CDS encoding putative addiction module antidote protein, CopG/Arc/MetJ family; this encodes MSNINISLPESMKAFVEEQVTKGCYGSVSEYLQALISKDQKRQTQEHIEELLIAGLESGEAIEVNDEWWEQKRTHLMNKLYEEK
- a CDS encoding putative kinesin light chain; amino-acid sequence: MYTVARGGEALISPFPHREWGLGLGLSSDENNDSSSNVSSTETEALIPPFPCREGGLGGLGLSPDEINEAKKQLYKRHLLQQVEDSEGYYKIHTLVRWFLQEQLANAGEIKLVLETTFATAMITVAQSLPHPTTSQDIERVKGVIPHIEDLGERIIAEVNQAREQQINSPASVPNDEVIWVFVGVATFYKGQGIYQLAEDWYKECVKVCQALFSGDHFYVATSLNNLAAFYNSQGRYSKAEPLYIEALGMYKQLFTGDHPYVATSLNNLAFLYNNQGRYSEAETLYIKALAMRKRLFTGDHLDVAISLNNLALLYRSQRRYSEAEPLLIKALAMRKRLFIGDHPYVATSLNNLAYLYDSQGRYSEAEPLFIKALAMRKRIFTGDHPDVASSLNNLAALYNSQLRYSQAEPLYIEALAMYKRLFTGDHPNVATSLNNLAYFYKSQGRYSEAEPLYIEALAMLQRVLGDNHPLTVTVRNNLASLQRQLTPVPIWQRWLGKFFQLLLVILRLPFYLLWQLAKKIIKLISNS
- a CDS encoding transposase, which produces MKTKAQYKVKNWNAYDAALKQRGSITFWVNEEIIEQWRNQQKTGKKGASNHYSDVAIATMGTIQSVFHLPGRQAEGFLESLFTLMGIELEVPDHSTLSRRLSKLSVELPVIPKDKAVHVVVDSTGVKVYGEGEWKVRTHGVGKRRTWRKLHLGVDCESGEILGAVVTTNDMADCEVLPDILEQIEQPIEQVSGDGGYDTKGCYDTISQHGAKAIIPPRSNAKIQQHTNNETHFHPRDENLRRVNQVGRKQWKQESGYHRRSLSETAIFRLKTIFGGKLRRRFFNNQAVELFLQCAALNRMIQLGKPDSYKVDN
- a CDS encoding putative kinesin light chain, with protein sequence MQYPQADLPILIVFDDVTSLDNLGEVVPSDNRFRVLVTTRLRNLDPNFIQEISLDVLSPDKALELLKKLLGKDKRVDNQQQAADAICEVLEYLPLGIELVGAYLAQDPDLHLYIMLERLQQRKLAEAALQDRETLNSTQLGVKAAFALTWEELEPPTQQLGKFLSLFAPQSILWNLVMWVATGGDDEDDPSPNLSPRGGYGVHTSTICKGFRRYRPLKLSLRAQRQRSEVIA
- a CDS encoding plasmid stabilization system; the protein is MAVKGFKKYLIFYFEQDESINIVRIIYAGQDIENILEKE